One region of Culex pipiens pallens isolate TS chromosome 2, TS_CPP_V2, whole genome shotgun sequence genomic DNA includes:
- the LOC120417258 gene encoding uncharacterized protein LOC120417258 has protein sequence MKLLILAVSVQLVALIRADIPGTFLNRTTHRGADPSAAAASSDQQCDGLSYYTTCTPGMCEMVQVCLGASTEYRYCSMVNPDKPFCNKGECSDVPDFSGGCEPNHLWCTGEGWFPDPNVCWLYHYCEELNVMSDVAMCPAGYVYNPETSMCKKKLPDEDCIRIECDADEVLSPYGESKRYFGFCQLEGALSINIRMYQCPDDTKFNGKGCVYECTAVGRFGVDSDSSVFYTCFEVGGEAMLEKCPVGKTFDKSKGVCTIPPPTN, from the exons ATGAAGCTGCTCATTCTCGCGGTATCGGTCCAGCTAGTCGCCCTAATCCGGGCGGATATTCCCGGAACCTTCCTAAACCGTACCACCCATCGCGGGGCAGATCCTTCAGCTGCGGCAGCGTCTTCGGACCAGCAGTGCGATGGCCTGAGCTATTACACCACCTGCACTCCCGGCATGTGTGAAATGGTTCAGGTGTGCCTGGGCGCCTCAACGGAGTATCGCTACTGCAGCATGGTGAATCCCGATAAGCCGTTTTGCAACAAGGGCGAGTGTTCGGATGTGCCCGACTTTAGTGGCGGCTGTGAACCTAATCATTTGTGGTGCACCGGAGAGGGGTGGTTCCCGG ATCCTAACGTATGCTGGCTGTATCACTACTGCGAAGAATTGAACGTAATGTCCGACGTGGCCATGTGCCCCGCGGGATATGTTTACAACCCGGAAACTAGTATGTGTAAAAAGAAGCTACCGGACGAAGACTGTATCCGGATTGAGTGTGACGCCGATGAGGTATTGTCTCCGTACGGCGAGAGTAAACGTTACTTTGGATTCTGTCAGCTGGAGGGGGCGTTGTCGATCAACATTCGGATGTACCAGTGTCCAGATGATACCAAGTTCAACGGCAAAGGATGTGTGTACGAGTGTACGGCCGTAGGAAGATTCGGTGTTGATTCGGATTCAAGTGTATTCTATACATGTTTTGAGGTTGGAGGTGAAGCAATGCTAGAAAAGTGCCCTGTAGGTAAAACGTTTGACAAATCCAAAGGAGTCTGCACAATTCCTCCACCAACAAACTAA